In a genomic window of Styela clava chromosome 11, kaStyClav1.hap1.2, whole genome shotgun sequence:
- the LOC120348156 gene encoding uncharacterized protein LOC120348156 translates to MGNIGAVISLCLLCLIAPDPVKADSQHMICKTVESLPHPCPLGPPGERGLPGEKGEKGDSGILNFDKINSTIQEMVQAGMDKMANILEKSILENLRNQTENEATTENTTPVIATTQGLSTKEIETTTENTTPVIATTQGLPTKECGFIYNLKCFRAIVYDTRNVSLSVAESICKNKLANIYDITHYQLLRDYLRPMIPDWWPRIGIRTGMTYKNGQKYSTTGQPISMPPEVWYPGNPHTDASYTTVGVDVSRDPEYAYQGVYNVPPLLESHGAVCENEL, encoded by the exons ATGGGTAACATAGGTGCAGTAATATCGCTATGTCTATTGTGCTTGATAGCTCCTGATCCAGTGAAAGCAGACAGCCAACACATGATATGCAAGACTGTTGAAAGTCTGCCTCATCCATGTCCACTCGGCCCACCTGGTGAACGCGGTTTACCCGGGGAGAAAGGTGAGAAGGGCGATTCTGGTATCTTGAACTTCGACAAAATCAACTCAACAATACAAGAAATGGTTCAAGCAG GTATGGACAAAATGGCGAACATCCTGGAGAAAAGTATATTAGAGAACCTAAGAAATCAAACAG AAAATGAGGCGACCACAGAAAATACTACTCCAGTAATTGCGACCACTCAAGGGCTCTCAACTAAAG AAATTGAGACGACCACAGAAAATACGACTCCAGTAATTGCGACCACTCAAGGTCTCCCAACTAAAg AATGTGGCTTTATCTATAATTTGAAATGTTTCCGAGCGATCGTATATGACACGCGGAACGTCTCATTAAGCGTCGCTGAATCTATTTGCAAAAACAAACTTGCTAAcatttatgacatcacacactACCAACTGCTTCGAGATTATTTACGACCAATGATCCCTGATTGGTGGCCAAGAATTGGGATTCGTACGGGAATGACTTACAAG AACGGTCAGAAATATTCAACGACGGGTCAACCTATATCTATGCCACCCGAGGTTTGGTATCCTGGTAATCCCCATACCGATGCATCGTACACAACTGTTGGTGTTGATGTCAGTAGAGACCCGGAATACGCATATCAAGGGGTTTATAATGTTCCTCCTCTCTTAGAATCTCACGGAGCCGTatgtgaaaatgaattataa
- the LOC120329720 gene encoding uncharacterized protein LOC120329720 → MAEDSAPQLQHVISSGTPVAKHDDAGSTGSAHSVISNESVRAEYNLKMAQLKLEQFDQEEKLKSELLEAERRKAAELQRFRLEQDCKEAALMAEMADVESSDGWKSVDLANTALGDAQRPVAVGSSNVKRRLCKNRFPEEFNSTSPEMSVQEKVHFLGNVSRPNQTVSPGKNVDNSKSKAETQFSEHLYKLTQAMQQGFSLPRAEPLSFDGDPLNYFSFMKSFENLIEGQAYDFRTKFQQLERACIGDAKRVIERFTYEEDIETAYYSALNDLKEEFGRHDQVIEAYRQSLTEGRVLKMNDLSALREYASELKTCLAVLKAWKKPNAMDLSEFLTRIFARLPEDLQRMYFAELLASSKRSTFATLVDFACRVARITSDCCVASYMKNAARVSDKIAKNRTRDAIYTAVSSSVDDQLEASDAVPSSTLPECLFCKDYHSIYKCEKFMVEPVESRRNFARVQRLCYNCLKPNHMVGSCPSQSRCRAEGCGARHHTLLHIGHVNRNNQSVPATVHGAGNSIFSSLSVNKNVCYVRLQVAPVRVFLNDMKKSIEVYAFLDHGATRSFCSKSLLDRMNISGSSESCLINGINDPRQYIGHRVNLKVQGIGESTVVRLDNVLALDALPDLRGSLPSNDITAKYPHLSNLKFCNLNADYIDLLIGADVLSRYPPTEYLQGDDNAPTACHTIFGWTLFGPDILHGNSETEEVCDSFSNANCVFHISNPVVNDCDSFSAPMCKVCAHEFADINCDPCLTGLSVNDKRALEIMEKTTITVDGRLQIGLPWKSDNVKLPNNKRMAETRLRSLKRRFETDNDFFCMYRSKMNEYIENGYAELCPDAFSHTDRTFYICHHAVITSGKFRIVFDGSSVFQGTSLNQNLLSGPDLNNGLLGVLLRFRQEPIAFTGDIKHMFHRGKVSPIDRDSMRFLWFEDGDMTKPVLEYRMSSHFFGCVSSPCVATFAVRKVADDNLSGADFDTVQTLERNMYVDDVLKSCESSEKAISLINQLCELTETKGFHMTKFASNSSEVNSSIPNSELAPSLKCLDLNGSGVHHALGVKWNMGPDELKVCVDIEPKQATRRGILSAVSSIFDPLGLVSPFVLPAKRILQDLSSEDFSWDDTICHSHKVRWENWVSQLGSRVNDSSPPSSSNLKPSTSNSSKLLLKLNPFFDENCHVWRVGGRLKHSNLPYSQRYPIILPQSHHVTELIVHMYHCREGHCGTLHTLSALRGKFWILRGVERILNDRPITPLSDDCRDFAALSPSAILHGCLDTSLPADRFLKTDEYRDCWRSVQRLLDMFWSRWTKEYLPLLQSRKKWTLSGRNLKVGDLVLVHNENLPRGSWPKAIVEKVFPDGDGMVRRVEIRTATSSAMRDVRRLCLLEGSE, encoded by the exons ATGGCTGAAGATTCTGCACCGCAATTGCAACATGTGATCTCCTCTGGAACACCAGTTGCTAAGCATGACGATGCAGGCTCAACTGGTTCAGCTCATTCTGTTATTTCTAATGAGTCTGTGCGTGCAGAATACAATCTAAAGATGGCTCAACTCAAGTTGGAGCAATTTGATCAGGAAGAGAAACTAAAATCTGAGCTGTTAGAAGCAGAGAGAAGAAAAGCTGCTGAATTGCAAAGATTTCGGCTTGAACAAGATTGTAAGGAAGCTGCTCTTATGGCTGAAATGGCTGATGTGGAATCTAGTGATGGTTGGAAGTCTGTTGACTTGGCCAATACAGCTCTGGGAGATGCTCAGAGGCCTGTGGCTGTTGGTTCCTCAAATGTCAAAAGAAGATTATGTAAGAATAGGTTTCCTGAAGAATTCAATTCTACATCACCTGAAATGTCAGTTCAAGAAAAAGTTCATTTTCTGGGAAATGTTTCTAGACCCAATCAAACGGTTAGTCCAGGCAAAAATGTTGACAATTCAAAGAGTAAGGCTGAAACGCAATTCTCTGAACATCTATACAAATTGACTCAAGCGATGCAGCAAGGCTTTTCACTTCCTCGTGCTGAGCCATTATCATTTGATGGTGACCCTTTGAACtatttttcattcatgaaaTCTTTCGAAAATTTGATAGAAGGCCAGGCATACGATTTTCGCACTAAATTTCAACAATTAGAACGTGCATGCATTGGTGACGCTAAAAGGGTTATTGAGCGTTTTACTTATGAAGAAGATATCGAAACTGCATATTATTCTGCTTTGAATGACCTAAAAGAGGAATTTGGTCGCCACGATCAAGTTATTGAAGCTTATCGTCAGAGTTTAACTGAGGGCCGTGTACTAAAGATGAATGATCTGTCTGCATTGCGGGAATATGCTTCTGAATTGAAAACATGCCTTGCAGTTTTAAAGGCATGGAAAAAGCCAAATGCAATGGATTTAAGTGAATTTCTAACTAGAATTTTTGCACGTTTGCCAGAAGATCTTCAACGAATGTATTTTGCGGAGCTCTTAGCTTCTTCAAAAAGGTCAACGTTTGCTACTTTGGTAGACTTTGCTTGCAGAGTAGCTCGGATTACATCTGACTGTTGTGTAGCGTCTTACATGAAAAATGCTGCTCGGGTATCTGATAAAATTGCTAAGAATCGAACAAGGGATGCAATTTACACTGCAGTTTCGTCATCCGTTGACGATCAACTTGAAGCATCCGATGCCGTTCCCAGCTCTACACTTCCAGAATGCTTGTTTTGTAAAGACTATCACTCCatatataaatgtgaaaaattcatGGTGGAGCCTGTTGAGTCTCGTCGAAATTTTGCTCGCGTTCAACGTTTATGCTATAACTGTCTAAAGCCCAACCATATGGTTGGTAGTTGCCCTTCGCAAAGTAGATGCAGGGCTGAAGGATGTGGTGCTCGTCATCATACGTTGCTCCATATTGGTCATGTGAACAGAAATAATCAGTCAGTCCCTGCGACAGTACATGGGGCCGGTAATAGCATTTTTTCATCTCTTTCAgtcaataaaaatgtttgctATGTTAGACTTCAAGTTGCACCTGTTAGGGTATTTCTCAATGATatgaaaaaatcaattgaagTGTATGCCTTTCTCGATCATGGAGCTACTCGCTCATTTTGTTCCAAGTCTTTATTAGATAGAATGAATATTTCTGGTTCTTCTGAATCTTGTTTGATTAATGGTATAAATGACCCAAGGCAATATATTGGCCACAGGGTAAACCTCAAAGTACAGGGAATTGGGGAATCAACGGTTGTGAGATTAGATAATGTTTTGGCTTTAGACGCTCTTCCCGATTTAAGAGGTTCTTTACCAAGCAATGATATTACTGCAAAATATCCACATTTGTctaatttgaagttttgtaacTTGAATGCTGATTACATTGATCTTTTGATCGGTGCTGATGTTCTTTCCAGATATCCACCAACAGAATATTTGCAAGGCGATGACAATGCTCCTACAGCATGTCATACAATTTTTGGTTGGACACTGTTTGGTCCGGATATTCTGCATGGAAACTCAGAAACCGAAGAAGTGTGCGATTCATTTTCTAATGCTAATTgtgtttttcatatttccaaTCCTGTTGTCAATGATTGTGATAGTTTCAGTGCTCCAATGTGTAAAGTTTGTGCCCATGAATTTGCTGATATTAATtgtgacccatgtttaactggtTTGTCTGTCAATGACAAGAGAGCTCTTGAAATTATGGAAAAAACGACCATCACTGTTGATGGTCGTTTGCAAATAGGACTCCCGTGGAAGAGTGACAACGTCAAACTTCCCAACAATAAAAGAATGGCAGAGACCAGATTAAGGTCTCTGAAACGTCGTTTTGAAACTGATAATGATTTTTTCTGTATGTATAGGTCTAAAATGAATGAGTATATTGAAAATGGTTATGCCGAATTATGCCCTGATGCTTTTTCACATACTGATAGAACTTTTTATATTTGCCATCATGCTGTGATCACATCGGGAAAATTTAGAATAGTTTTTGATGGTAGCAGTGTCTTTCAAGGCACTTCTCTGAACCAGAACCTTCTTTCGGGTCCCGACTTGAATAATGGCCTATTGGGTGTTTTGTTGCGTTTCCGTCAAGAACCCATTGCGTTCACTGGTGACATCAAGCATATGTTCCACCGAGGTAAAGTGAGCCCTATTGACCGTGATTCCATGCGTTTTTTGTGGTTTGAGGATGGTGACATGACAAAACCTGTCCTTGAGTATAGAATGTCGTCTCATTTTTTTGGTTGTGTGTCTAGTCCTTGTGTTGCTACATTTGCTGTGAGAAAGGTTGCTGATGATAATTTGAGTGGTGCTGATTTTGACACTGTTCAAACACTTGAGAGAAATATGTATGTTGATGATGTTTTGAAAAGTTGCGAGTCGTCTGAGAAAGCTATTAGTTTGATTAATCAATTGTGTGAATTGACTGAAACAAAGGGGTTTCATATGACAAAATTTGCTAGTAATTCAAGTGAAGTTAATTCATCAATTCCTAATTCGGAACTTGCTCCCTCACTGAAATGTTTGGATTTGAATGGGTCTGGTGTTCACCACGCCCTTGGTGTGAAATGGAATATGGGGCCGGATGAACTGAAAGTGTGTGTGGATATTGAACCAAAGCAAGCAACTCGTAGGGGTATATTGAGTGCTGTTTCGTCTATTTTTGATCCACTTGGCCTAGTCTCACCTTTTGTTTTGCCTGCTAAGCGTATATTGCAAGATTTGTCTAGTGAGGATTTTTCATGGGATGATACTATTTGTCATAGTCATAAGGTTCGATGGGAGAATTGGGTTTCACAGTTGGGTTCCCGAGTGAATGATAGTTCTCCCCCTTCAAGTAGCAATTTGAAACCATCCACGAGTAATTCTTCGAAGTTATTGTTGAAGTTGAATCcattttttgatgaaaattgtCATGTGTGGCGAGTTGGTGGACGACTGAAGCATTCCAATTTGCCTTACAGTCAGAGGTACCCAATTATTCTGCCTCAAAGTCATCATGTCACTGAGTTGATTGTACATATGTATCATTGCAGGGAGGGTCATTGTGGTACTTTGCATACATTATCTGCTCTAAGAGGAAAGTTTTGGATCCTCAGAG GCGTTGAGAGAATTTTGAATGATAGGCCAATCACGCCACTGAGCGATGATTGTAGAGATTTTGCGGCCCTGTCGCCCAGTGCGATTTTGCATGGTTGTCTTGACACCTCCCTCCCTGCCGATCGATTTTTGAAAACTGACGAGTATAGGGATTGTTGGCGCAGTGTTCAACGTCTATTGGATATGTTTTGGTCAAGATGGACCAAGGAGTATTTGCCCCTCTTGCAGTCTCGCAAGAAGTGGACCTTGTCTGGTCGTAATCTGAAAGTTGGTGATCTGGTTCTTGTTCATAATGAGAATTTACCGCGTGGTTCTTGGCCTAAGGCCATTGTTGAGAAAGTTTTTCCGGATGGTGATGGCATGGTGCGTAGGGTCGAAATTAGAACTGCTACATCTAGTGCTATGCGGGATGTAAGACGGCTGTGCTTACTTGAGGGTAGTGAATGA